One Microtus pennsylvanicus isolate mMicPen1 chromosome 3, mMicPen1.hap1, whole genome shotgun sequence DNA window includes the following coding sequences:
- the Bcl2a1 gene encoding LOW QUALITY PROTEIN: bcl-2-related protein A1 (The sequence of the model RefSeq protein was modified relative to this genomic sequence to represent the inferred CDS: deleted 1 base in 1 codon) → MTDCEFMYIHSLAEDYLQYVLQVPAFESAPSKTSRVLQRVAFSVQKKVEKNLKLYLDDFDVESIDTARTIFNQVMEKEFEDGIINWGRIVTIFAFGGVLLKKLPQEQIDLDVDTYKQVSSFVAEFIMNNTGEWIRQNGGWEDGFMKKFEPKSGWLTLLEMTGQIWKMFFLLKQHY, encoded by the exons ATGACTGACTGTGAGTTCATGTATATCCACTCACTGGCTGAGGACTATCTTCAGTATGTACTGCAAGTTCCTGCTTTTGAATCGGCTCCAAGCAAAACATCCAGGGTGCTACAAAGAGTTGCTTTCTCAGTTCAGAAAAAAGTCGAAAAGAATCTGAAATTATACTTGGATGATTTTGACGTGGAATCCATAGATACTGCCAGAACAATATTCAATCAAGTAATGGAAAAAGAATTTGAAGATGGCATCATCAACTGGGGAAGGATTGTGACTATATTTGCTTTTGGGGGTGTTCTCCTTAAAAAACTTCCACAAGAGCAGATTGACTTGGATGTGGACACTTACAAGCaagtttccagttttgtggctgAATTCATAATGAATAACACAGGAGAATGGATACGTCAGAATGGAGGCTGG GAAGATGGCTTCATGAAGAAATTTGAACCTAAATCTGGCTGGCTGACTCTTCTGGAAATGACAGGACAGATCTggaaaatgttc tttcttctcaAGCAACACTATTGA